In one window of Clarias gariepinus isolate MV-2021 ecotype Netherlands chromosome 10, CGAR_prim_01v2, whole genome shotgun sequence DNA:
- the tdg.1 gene encoding thymine DNA glycosylase, tandem duplicate 1 isoform X2, protein MANGNVAHFMEGHGEEPGMMDMPVQEPPAAPLEPGVPQKAPTKGKRGRPAGQQPKAKPGPKPKKAKVEKEGQAAEGAQEKIDESFKKVKRKIDRFKGMSEEEVMKKTLPDILTPNLDYVIIGINPGLMAAYIGRWFPGPGNHFWKCLFLSGFTEQLLNHMDDQSLPEKYGIGFTNMVARATPGSKDLSSKELREGGKILVEKIKKFKPLIAVFNGKCIYEMFCREIFGKKPKSLEFGLQPHKIPDSDTALYLMPSSSARCAQFPRAQDKVHFYIKLRELRDQLKGVAKAKEVEEVNYTFDLGLAKEDAKRMAIKEEQYDPGYEAAYGGAYGEPGFEEGNGHCAFSSGEAEAAEKTSRNPIAAGQLPDGQWMNNSFADQIPEIGSSSQAQGEAV, encoded by the exons ATGGCCAACGGTAATGTTGCCCACTTCATGGAAGGACACGGGGAAGAACCTGGAATGATGGACATGCCTGTGCAGGAGCCGCCTGCTGCACCCCTGGAGCCCGGGGTTCCTCAGAAAG CTCCCACTAAAGGGAAGAGGGGCAGACCTGCAGGCCAACAGCCCAAAGCTAAGCCAGGACCCAAGCCTAAGAAGGCCAAGGTAGAGAAAGAAGGCCAAGCAGCTGAAGGAGCGCAGGAGAAGATCGATGAGTCTTTTAAGAAAGTTAAAAGGAAAATCGATCGCTTCAAGGGCATGTCTGAGGAGGAGGTCATGAAAAAGACCCTGCCAGACATCCTCACACCCAACCTCGACTATGTAATT attGGAATTAATCCAGGTCTGATGGCTGCCTACATTGGAAGGTGGTTCCCCGGACCTGGAAACCACTTTT GGAAGTGCCTGTTTCTGTCTGGGTTTACTGAACAGCTGCTGAACCACATGGATGACCAGTCTCTCCCTGAGAAATACGGCATTGGCTTCACTAACATGGTGGCAAGAGCAACACCAGGAAGCAAAGATCTCAGCAG TAAAGAGCTTCGAGAGGGTGGCAAAATTTTAGTGGAAAAGATTAAAAAGTTCAAACCTCTTATAGCAGTTTTCAATGGGAAAT gtATATATGAAATGTTCTGTAGAGAGATATTTGGGAAAAAGCCCAAATCGTTGGAATTTGGCTTGCAGCCTCACAAGATCCCAGACTCGGACACG GCGCTGTATCTGATGCCCTCGTCAAGTGCCCGCTGTGCACAGTTCCCCCGAGCTCAGGACAAAGTGCATTTCTACATCAAGCTCAGGGAACTCCGAGACCAACTTAAGGGAGTGGCCAAAGCCAAGGAAGTCGAGGAGGTCAATTACACCTTCGATCTTGGCTTGGCTAAAG AGGATGCTAAGAGAATGGCTATTAAAGAGGAGCAGTACGATCCTGGCTATGAGGCTGCTTATGGAGGGGCATACGGGGAACCTGGCTTTGAGGAAGGCAACGGCCACTGTGCCTTCTCTTCAGGGGAAGCAG AAGCAGCAGAGAAGACGTCTAGGAATCCAATCGCAGCAGGCCAGCTTCCAGACGGACAGTGGATGAACAACTCCTTCGCCGATCAGATTCCCGAGATCGGCAGCTCGTCACAAGCGCAGGGGGAGGCTGTATGA
- the tdg.1 gene encoding thymine DNA glycosylase, tandem duplicate 1 isoform X1 produces MDERSYGSLPHVPSDYVQHWVQSAQQHLQALHAQYSHMANGNVAHFMEGHGEEPGMMDMPVQEPPAAPLEPGVPQKAPTKGKRGRPAGQQPKAKPGPKPKKAKVEKEGQAAEGAQEKIDESFKKVKRKIDRFKGMSEEEVMKKTLPDILTPNLDYVIIGINPGLMAAYIGRWFPGPGNHFWKCLFLSGFTEQLLNHMDDQSLPEKYGIGFTNMVARATPGSKDLSSKELREGGKILVEKIKKFKPLIAVFNGKCIYEMFCREIFGKKPKSLEFGLQPHKIPDSDTALYLMPSSSARCAQFPRAQDKVHFYIKLRELRDQLKGVAKAKEVEEVNYTFDLGLAKEDAKRMAIKEEQYDPGYEAAYGGAYGEPGFEEGNGHCAFSSGEAEAAEKTSRNPIAAGQLPDGQWMNNSFADQIPEIGSSSQAQGEAV; encoded by the exons ATGGATGAAAGAAGTTACGGATCTTTGCCTCATGTGCCCTCGGATTATGTGCAGCACTG GGTTCAGTCAGCGCAGCAGCATCTCCAAGCCCTGCACGCACAGTATTCTCACATGGCCAACGGTAATGTTGCCCACTTCATGGAAGGACACGGGGAAGAACCTGGAATGATGGACATGCCTGTGCAGGAGCCGCCTGCTGCACCCCTGGAGCCCGGGGTTCCTCAGAAAG CTCCCACTAAAGGGAAGAGGGGCAGACCTGCAGGCCAACAGCCCAAAGCTAAGCCAGGACCCAAGCCTAAGAAGGCCAAGGTAGAGAAAGAAGGCCAAGCAGCTGAAGGAGCGCAGGAGAAGATCGATGAGTCTTTTAAGAAAGTTAAAAGGAAAATCGATCGCTTCAAGGGCATGTCTGAGGAGGAGGTCATGAAAAAGACCCTGCCAGACATCCTCACACCCAACCTCGACTATGTAATT attGGAATTAATCCAGGTCTGATGGCTGCCTACATTGGAAGGTGGTTCCCCGGACCTGGAAACCACTTTT GGAAGTGCCTGTTTCTGTCTGGGTTTACTGAACAGCTGCTGAACCACATGGATGACCAGTCTCTCCCTGAGAAATACGGCATTGGCTTCACTAACATGGTGGCAAGAGCAACACCAGGAAGCAAAGATCTCAGCAG TAAAGAGCTTCGAGAGGGTGGCAAAATTTTAGTGGAAAAGATTAAAAAGTTCAAACCTCTTATAGCAGTTTTCAATGGGAAAT gtATATATGAAATGTTCTGTAGAGAGATATTTGGGAAAAAGCCCAAATCGTTGGAATTTGGCTTGCAGCCTCACAAGATCCCAGACTCGGACACG GCGCTGTATCTGATGCCCTCGTCAAGTGCCCGCTGTGCACAGTTCCCCCGAGCTCAGGACAAAGTGCATTTCTACATCAAGCTCAGGGAACTCCGAGACCAACTTAAGGGAGTGGCCAAAGCCAAGGAAGTCGAGGAGGTCAATTACACCTTCGATCTTGGCTTGGCTAAAG AGGATGCTAAGAGAATGGCTATTAAAGAGGAGCAGTACGATCCTGGCTATGAGGCTGCTTATGGAGGGGCATACGGGGAACCTGGCTTTGAGGAAGGCAACGGCCACTGTGCCTTCTCTTCAGGGGAAGCAG AAGCAGCAGAGAAGACGTCTAGGAATCCAATCGCAGCAGGCCAGCTTCCAGACGGACAGTGGATGAACAACTCCTTCGCCGATCAGATTCCCGAGATCGGCAGCTCGTCACAAGCGCAGGGGGAGGCTGTATGA
- the tdg.2 gene encoding G/T mismatch-specific thymine DNA glycosylase produces the protein MEEKQNEYQRECMESYDSYQHWYHSAHQQVQPEPVPQYTQMVNTPYYHEDVGEYSFLNDLSFHKDTAHHSQLHELPVQPPALPATPEKAVKKRGRPPKQEKSDQTDAEVTVKKPKRTVDRFNGMSVEEVMAKKLPDVITYNLDILIIGINPGLLSAYKGRHYPNPGNHFWKCLFLSGLTDEQLNYMHDQTLPEKYGIGFTNMVERTTPGSKDLSNKEIREGGKQLLEKLQKYRPRIAAFNGKCIYETFCKEIFGVKAKNLDFGLQPYKVPETETVCYLMPSSSPRCAQFPRAQDKVHFYIKLKELRDELKGVTHNHEIEETQYTFDLTMAKEDAKKKAIKEEQHDPGYGESSSSATRQTCSFYPSNEQDAAHAEHLSDVGQVGSNQWTMQQPFADQIPDISYSSNNETSQYF, from the exons ATGGAGGAGAAGCAAAATGAGTATCAGAGGGAGTGCATGGAGTCTTATGATTCATATCAGCACTG GTATCATTCAGCACATCAGCAGGTCCAGCCAGAGCCGGTTCCTCAGTACACCCAGATGGTTAACACCCCTTATTACCATGAGGATGTCGGAGAATATAGCTTCTTGAATGACTTATCATTCCATAAAGACACAGCTCATCACAGTCAGCTTCATGAGCTGCCTGTCCAGCCTCCAG CTCTTCCAGCAACACCTGAAAAAGCAGTGAAGAAGCGTGGAAGACCACCCAAACAGGAAAAAAGCGACCAAACCGATGCTGAAGTCACTGTGAAAAAACCCAAAAGAACTGTGGACAGATTTAACGGCATGTCTGTGGAAGAGGTCATGGCCAAAAAACTGCCCGACGTCATCACATACAATCTGGACATTCTGATA ATCGGCATCAACCCGGGATTGTTGTCAGCCTATAAAGGACGACATTACCCAAATCCAGGAAATCATTTCT GGAAATGCCTGTTTTTATCAGGGCTCACAGATGAGCAACTAAACTACATGCACGATCAGACACTTCCGGAAAAATACGGCATCGGTTTCACTAATATGGTAGAAAGGACCACACCTGGGAGCAAAGACCTTTCCAA CAAAGAGATTCGCGAAGGAGGCAAACAACTTCTGGAAAAGCTACAGAAATACAGGCCACGAATCGCAGCCTTCAATGGGAAAT GTATTTATGAAACATTCTGTAAAGAGATCTTCGGAGTGAAAGCCAAGAACCTGGACTTTGGACTGCAGCCCTACAAAGTTCCAGAGACGGAAACG gtttgTTACCTGATGCCGTCATCCAGTCCACGCTGTGCTCAGTTCCCTCGAGCTCAGGACAAAGTTCATTTCTATATTAAGCTGAAGGAACTCCGGGACGAGCTGAAGGGTGTGACACACAACCACGAGATTGAGGAGACACAGTATACGTTCGACTTAACCATGGCCAAAG AGGATGCCAAAAAAAAGGCCATCAAAGAAGAGCAGCATGACCCTGGCTATGGGGAAAGCTCTTCTAGTGCAACACGACAGACCTGCAGCTTCTACCCTTCTAATGAACAAG ATGCTGCCCATGCAGAACATTTGTCAGATGTGGGACAGGTTGGGTCTAACCAGTGGACAATGCAGCAGCCGTTTGCAGACCAGATCCCAGATATCAGTTACTCCAGCAACAACGAGACATCACAGTATTTCTGA
- the LOC128532162 gene encoding protein brawnin: MPAGVSWPKYLKMLGASMLSMFAGAEVVHRYYRPDLSIPEIPPKPGELRTELLGLKTEQTSSEKH, from the exons ATGCCCGCGGGTGTGTCTTGGCCGAAGTACCTAAAAATGTTGGGAGCCAGCATGTTGTCCATGTTTGCTGGTGCCGAGGTCGTCCATCGATATTACCGCCCTGATTTG agcattCCGGAGATTCCTccgaagcctggagaactgcgAACAGAACTTCTTGGACTGAAGACTGAACAGACATCCTCTGAGAAACACTGA
- the nt5dc3 gene encoding 5'-nucleotidase domain-containing protein 3, giving the protein MPVLSLPLCRLLRPRGCNSKLFKRVKALYTACAAPALGSSGRICHPEPGHALSAAGMCTSEPRGDTTDWLWSVYNQTKRHTEGLIPTISNNFVKPDTIFANNEMSLQDIEIYGFDYDYTLAFYSSHLHTLIFNVARDILIQQHRYPEGLKSYNYIPDFVVRGLHYDVQKALLMKIDAFHYIQLGTVYRGLHPVPDKEVIAMYEGSHVPLEIMSDFYGKSSHGLTMKQFMDIFSLPEMTLLSCVNDYFMKHNIDYEPVHLYKDVKEAIRDVHVKGIMYRAVEADIEKYICYGEQTHAVLKKLSTNGKKMFLITNSPFDFVDRGMNFIVGKDWRDLFDVVIVQADKPSFFNDRRKPFRRVTEKGMLLWDRIHHLEKGQIYKQGNLYEFLRLTGWRGSRVLYFGDHIYSDLADLTLKHGWRTGAIIPELRKEIKIMNTEEYVHTMTWLQSLTNLLEQMQVHRDSASQSVIEQWIREREDLRFQSKNMFNSQFGSLFRTCHNPTYFSRRLSRFADIYMASLSCLLNYDLQHTFYPRHTPLQHEVSFGPEQSSIAINTPFQNHRTGSD; this is encoded by the exons ATGCCGGTGTTGTCTTTGCCCCTGTGTCGGCTGCTCAGGCCCCGGGGGTGTAACAGCAAGCTGTTTAAGCGGGTGAAGGCGCTCTACACGGCGTGTGCAGCTCCGGCTCTCGGCTCCAGCGGGAGGATCTGTCACCCAGAGCCGGGACACGCGCTGTCAGCGGCCGGCATGTGCACCAGCGAGCCGCGGGGAGACACCACCGACTGGCTGTGGTCTGTGTACAACCAAACGAAACGGCACACTGAAG GTTTAATCCCAACGATCTCAAACAACTTTGTGAAACCGGATACCATTTTCGCCAACAACGAGATGAGCTTGCAGGACATTGAGATCTACGGTTTTGACTACGACTACACCTTGGCCTTTTACTCCAGCCATCTCCACACTCTGATCTTCAATGTGGCTCGAGATATTCTCATCCAACAGCACAGG TACCCAGAAGGATTGAAGTCCTATAACTACATCCCTGATTTTGTGGTTCGGGGGCTTCATTATGACGTTCAGAAG GCTTTACTGATGAAGATCGATGCTTTTCACTACATCCAGCTAGGAACAGTTTACAG GGGTCTTCACCCTGTACCAGACAAAGAAGTCATTGCTATGTACGAGGGTTCTCATGTACCTCTGGAAATCATGAGTGACTTTTATGGCAAG AGCTCACATGGACTCACTATGAAACAGTTCATGGACATCTTCTCACTGCCAGAGATGACCTTGCTGTCGTGCGTCAATGATTACTTCATGAAGCACAACATTGACTATGAGCCTGTGCATCTCTACAAAGACGTCAAG GAGGCCATAAGAGATGTCCATGTGAAGGGAATCATGTATCGAGCTGTGGAAGCGGATATCG AGAAGTATATCTGTTACGGTGAACAGACCCatgctgttttaaaaaagctttcaacaaatggaaagaaaatgtttctgatcacaAACAGCCCCTTTGATTTTGT AGATCGAGGAATGAACTTCATTGTCGGAAAAGACTGGCGGGATTTATTCGATGTCGTCATAGTGCAGGCCGACAAGCCAAGTTTTTTCAATGACCGTAGAAA GCCATTCCGACGAGTTACTGAAAAAGGAATGTTGCTATGGGACAGAATACACCACCTCGAGAAGGGGCAGATTTATAAGCAG GGAAACCTGTATGAGTTCCTGAGACTCACGGGCTGGAGGGGCTCGAGGGTTTTATATTTTGGAGACCACATCTACAGTGACCTTGCT GACCTGACCCTGAAGCATGGTTGGAGGACAGGGGCCATCATCCCTGAGCTACGGAAGGAGATCAAGATCATGAACACGGAGGAATATGTACACACCATGACATGGCTGCAGAGTCTGACCAATCTGTTGGAGCAGATGCAG GTGCACCGAGACTCTGCCTCACAATCAGTGATTGAGCAGTGGATCAGAGAGAGGGAGGACCTCAG GTTTCAGTCGAAGAACATGTTCAACAGTCAGTTTGGCAGTCTGTTCCGCACGTGCCACAACCCGACATATTTCTCCCGCCGCCTCTCACGCTTTGCAGACATCTACATGGCCTCCCTCAGCTGCCTGCTCAACTACGACCTGCAGCACACGTTCTATCCGCGCCACACTCCGCTGCAACATGAGGTCTCGTTCGGGCCAGAGCAGTCCAGCATAGCCATTAACACTCCCTTTCAGAACCATCGTACAGGCTCAGACTAA
- the parietopsin gene encoding parietopsin → MIGNFTHPWRNSWKNNVHVAILVTNCTVLLVTLLVGIGANLFVTYAVYRQKSLQTSTNALLVNLAVADLLRCVTDCPLLLVVVLNGNNTRDLGDLVCDGQVMSFSLSCCVQLFTLASISAERHQAIANPFKTAQQRKRVKIWIPLTWVVALVVSVLCVMFTKDSLVYVRCRALRWDALKTYGSFGRYVLLPVWFVCLALIVVFYSHIFILVKAHNRKIFDKGTSAPPNKKVPEDKKKVQEVVETKVTIVTEPMAPKEMYITQFKQEANGSGPDTKSCNTDLKDQKTLPTVAERQTLSMDLKTEETLQHPNQQSMILISKLHHNTTHLIDLENNGDKPGDPPNSEPDPPAATNQQILTLASKPHSHRTEFSNLKNYEGNPGDPPKDDEKLNSEQAATNQLILTHVSELHNQTTEPRDLKNGEESQSDPQKDDTKLNPEKVPQAGDGTQTASTDQTMGVMGEVCMMPSFANRDRANKKKEGKLAKRSGYIILTFLFFWMPLIGTIFLNPFLNRNQSWDFIQEVEVFVVSIACMTSLTNPIIYAAVNPQFRTEFYNLKARCKAVCSKS, encoded by the exons ATGATCGGTAACTTCACTCATCCTTGGAGGAATTCATGGAAAAATAACGTCCATGTGGCCATCCTGGTTACCAACTGTACAGTGTTGCTCGTAACGCTTTTGGTGGGAATTGGAGCCAACCTTTTCGTTACGTATGCTGTGTATCGTCAGAAATCCCTCCAGACCTCCACCAACGCACTTTTGGTTAATCTCGCAGTCGCTGACCTGCTGCGATGTGTTACCGACTGCCCCTTGCTTCTGGTTGTTGTCTTGAACGGAAACAACACCAGAGACCTTGGGGACCTTGTCTGTGATGGACAAGTGATGTCATTTTCCCTCAGCTGCTGTGTCCAGTTGTTCACTCTGGCAAGCATTAGCGCTGAACGACACCAGGCCATAGCGAATCCATTTAAGACTGCTCAGCAGCGAAAACGGGTTAAGATCTGGATCCCGCTCACCTGGGTAGTGGCCCTTGTAGTATCAGTTCTGTGCGTCATGTTTACCAAGGATTCCTTGGTCTATGTTCGATGTAGAGCTTTGCGTTGGGATGCGTTAAAGACATATGGCTCGTTTGGACGTTATGTCTTGTTGCCTGTGTGGTTTGTGTGCTTGGCTCTTATTGTTGTCTTCTATTCCCACATATTCATCTTGGTCAAAGCACACAATAGAAAGATTTTTGACAAGGGCACTTCTGCCCCACCTAATAAAAAAGTGCCTGAAGACAAGAAAAAAGTGCAGGAGGTAGTGGAAACCAAGGTCACCATTGTGACTGAACCAATGGCACCAAAAGAAATGTATATTACACAATTTAAGCAAGAAGCAAATGGGTCAGGACCTGACACAAAGTCATGTAACACAGATCTTAAGGACCAAAAGACCTTGCCAACTGTTGCTGAAAGACAGACCCTTTCTATGGATCTAAAGACAGAAGAGACACTTCAACACCCAAACCAGCAAAGTATGATACTCATTTCTAAACTgcaccacaacacaacacacctgatAGATCTGGAGAACAATGGTGACAAACCAGGTGATCCACCAAACTCTGAGCCTGATCCTCCAGCAGCAACTAACCAACAAATCTTGACACTTGCTTCCAAACCACACAGCCACAGAACAGAATTTTCGAATCTAAAGAACTATGAGGGGAACCCAGGTGATCCTCCAAAAGATGACGAGAAACTAAACTCTGAGCAAGCAGCAACCAACCAACTAATTTTGACACATGTTTCAGAGCTGCACAACCAAACCACTGAACCGAGAGATCTAAAGAATGGCGAGGAGAGCCAAAGTGACCCCCAAAAAGATGACACGAAACTAAATCCAGAGAAAGTTCCTCAAGCAGGAGATGGCACCCAGACTGCTTCAACAGATCAAACCATGGGTGTGATGGGAGAAGTGTGTATGATGCCGTCCTTTGCCAATAGGGACAGAGCCAACAAGAAGAAAGAGGGCAAGCTGGCCAAACGCTCTGGTTACATCATTCTtactttcctgtttttttggaTGCCGCTGATTGGGACAATTTTCCTGAACCCCTTTCTAAACAGAAACCAGAGTTGGGAT TTCATCCAAGAGGTTGAAGTCTTTGTGGTATCCATAGCCTGCATGACATCCCTCACCAACCCGATCATTTATGCAGCAGTGAACCCTCAGTTCCGCACCGAATTCTACAACCTGAAGGCAAGATGTAAAGCAGTGTGCTCCAAATCATGA